The genomic region GTACGAGAGCCCCGGCCGCAACGACCGCTCCAACCGCGCCCTGAACGGCGAATGGGTCGAGGTGAAGAACACCGGCCGCAACAGCGTCAACCTGCGCGGCTTCACCCTCAGCGACCGCGACGGCAACCGCTACCGCTTCAACGACTTCCGCCTCGACGGCCGCTCCAGCGTCAGGGTCCACACCGGCCAGGGCCGCGACACCCGTCACGACGTCTACCAGGACCGCCGTCACCAGGTGTGGGACGAGCGTGACACCGCCACCCTCCGCGACAACCGCGGCAACGTCATCGACTCCGAATCCTGGGGCCGCCGCGGACACCAGCACCGCGGCTGATCCAGACCGGCAGCCACACCCACGAGGAGGGTGAACTGCCGGCCACGAGGTGTGGAGTGGCGTGCCACGGCTACCCAGCCGCGGCGCGCCACACCCGTGCCAGGGCCCATGCCGAAGACGTCCTGGTCAGGGCTGGGGCGCGCCCTGCGCGTTCGACGCATCACCCTGAGTCGCCACCGTGGCCGGGCTGACCCGCGTTAGTCTGCGCACACTGGAAACATGCCCGGGATGACTTTCGGCGAGACGGCGGAGCGTGAGGACCTGCTCTCCGCAGCTGCTGTCGAAGCCGTCGAAAGGACCAGTGCCTACGCCGGGAGTGTCTTTCTCCGTTCCCGCGACCGCCGGTCGGTCGTCCTCGCCGCTGCCTGCGGGGTGCCGCCCTCCCTGCTCGGCGGCTGGCGCCTCATTCCGGTCAGCAGCCCCATCCCGGTCGCCGTGGCGTACAGCGCCGGACGCACGGTCCACCTGGCTGACGCAGAAGAGACCATGCGCCGGTATCCGCAGGTCGCGCTGGCTCTGCCGTACGCGTTCGGCTCTTGCTCCGTTCCGGTGAGCGCGGGAGGCGAGGCCTTCGGCACGCTGGCGATCGTGTGGGCGGCGTCCCCCGGCAGGGAAGGGCTCTCCAAGGCCGAGCGCCGCCGCGTGCGGACCATCGCCAGACGGCTCGGCGACTCCCTCGCCGCCTTGCGGGCGCGTACGGGCGATCCTGTGGAATGCGACCCGGACACGGTCCCCGTCGAGGTTCCGGCTCCCTCGCCGTCGGCCGTGCGGGTCGGCTTCTTCGACTGGGACCTTGCCGCCGGCACCGTGGCCATGGACGATCAAGGCTGCGCGATCTTCGGGCTTGACCCCCGCGCATTCGACGGACGAGCCGAAACGCTCGGTTCCCTCCTGTACCCCGGCGACCTCGCCGTATTCCGGGCTTACGCGCGGACGGCGGCTGCCGAAGGCCAGCCCGTAGCACGCCGCCTGCGCGTCCGGGTCGACACGGACGGCGGCGGAAAGCACCGCACGGTCGAGCTGTGGGGCCGCACACCGGAGGCCGAAGACGGGCGGGCACGCGCCCAGCTGGTCGGCGCGGTCGTGGACGCGCGGGCCGGCCAGCTGGCCCTCTCGGCGATCGAGCGTCTGACAGACGGACTGTTCTCGCTCGCCCCCGACGGGCAGGTCACGTACGCCAACCGCAGCGCCCTGCACCTGCTGGACGTTCGCAGAGACGCACTGCTGGGCCGGTGCCTCTGGGACGCGCTGCCATGGCTGGCCGATCCCGACATCGAGTACCGGCACCGGTCCGCGATGATCTCCCAGGCGCCGGCGTCCTTCCTCGCCTGTCCCTCGCCGGACCGGTGCCTCGCCTTCTCCCTCCACCCCGCACCGGACGGGGTGACCGGCCGCGTCGTGCCCGTCGGCCAAGCGCCTCCGGACTCGACGCCGTCCGCCCCGCCCGTCTTGGCAGCACCCGCAACCGCCCCGGCACGCATGGGCGTCATGTACCACGTCCTGCAGCTGGGCAGCGCGCTGACCGAGGCGGTCACCGCCCGCGAAGTCTGCGAAGTGGTCTCCGACCAGCTCCTGCCGGCCTTCGGAGGCCAGCGGCTGGCCATCTACGTGGTGCGCGAGGAAACGCTGCACCTGCTCTTCCACACCGGGCACGACAAGGGGTTCCTCGACTGGCTGGAGGGCGTACCCCTGCACGCCCACCTGCCGGGCACGGAAACCCTGACGTCCGGCGCTCCGCTCTTCATCGAATCGCAGCAGGAGCTTGCCCGGAACTATCCGGACATCCCCACGGGTGGGGTCAGCTCCTGGGCGTACCTGCCACTGATCGCCTCCAGTCACCCCGTCGGCACCTGCATCCTCGGCTTCGACGAGATCCACCGGTTCACCGAGAAGGACCGCGGCGTCCTGACCGCACTCGCCGGGCTGATAGCCCAGGCTCTGGAACGAGCTCGGCTCTACGACTCGGAGTTCACCCTGGCGCGCGGCCTGCAGCAGGCGCTCCTGCCGCACCGGCTGCCGGTACTCCCGGGTATCCGCACCGTCATGCGCTATCTGCCCGGCACCAGGGGAATGGAGATCGGCGGCGACTGGTACGACGTCATCCCCACCGACAGCGGGGTCTGTCTCGTCATCGGAGACGTGGAGGGCCACAGCATCGCCGCCGCGGCCACCATGGCCCAGCTGCGCAGTGCGGTACGAGCCTTCGCGGCCGTAGGGCACGCGCCCGGCGATGTGATGGCGGGCGCCAACCGGACCCTCATCGACCTCGACCCCGGGCTGCTGGCCAGTTGCTGCGTCATTCACCTCGAACCCCGGAGCCACCAGGCCCACGCCGTCACCGCCGGCCACCCCCCACCCCTGCTCCGTCACCCCGACGGGACCACCGACGTCCTTGACCTGGGCATCGGCCCGATCCTCGGTGTGGAGCGTGCGAGTGCCTATCCCGAAACCCGGATCGAGGTCCCGCCCGGATCCGTCCTGGCCCTCTACACCGACGGCCTGGTCGAGGAGCCCGCAGCCGACATCGACGTGGGGATCGACCGGCTGCGGGCGTCCCTGGCCCACGCCCGTGCCGACTCGCTCGACGAACTCGCCGACCGGCTCCTGCACAACGCCCGCGGCTCCGCCTACCGGGCCGACGACATCGCCCTGCTCCTCATCGAGACCGCCACCGACCAGCACGCCGCTCAGGACGAGAGACACGCCCCCGCGCTTACATTCCGTACACGCAGCCAACAGTAGACTACACAGGGTGACGAACAATCTCGGCAGTGCTCCGTCCCGCTCAGACGCTCCCAGTCACATCTACTACTTCGACGTGGGGGCCGGGCACTGGCAGGGGGAGTTCACGTTCCGCGTCACCTCGTGGCGACGCTTCCGCGGCACCCGCGGCCTCGGACTGCGGAACCGGGCGCTCGTCGTCGCGATGGCCGTCACCCAGCGGCTGACCGGCGCGTCCCGGCTGGAGTCGACGATCATCGCCAGCCCGTCGGCGGGCGCCTTCGGTGTGGCCGACAACGTGGTCAGGCTCACCAAGTTCGGCGTGACCCTGTACCTGTTGAAGGAGCGCTATCTGCTCGCCCCTGACGGCAGGGGCGTCACCGTGCAGGCGAACGAGCAGTTCGGCCCCGTGCCGGGCATCCTGACGCGGCGGTTCACCTACCCCGCGGAGATCCAGCCCTCCGGCATGGGGTCCGTCTACCACATGCCGCTGCTGGGGAGCCCATGGACGGCTACGTACCGGGTGGGAGCCGACCGGCAGAGCCTGGCGGGGGAACTCGTCTGCACCTGGGCGAAGGCCACGGAGAACGCCCGCCGGGTCTCATGACAGGGGACGCCGCTGCCGCAGCTGCCGCTGCCGCTGCCGCCGAGAAGGTCGCCGGAGTGGCCCGGGAGCTCGCCGCCCGCGTCACGAGGTACGACGCCCAACGGGACCATCGTGCGGTGTTCGCCTACACCTACTTCCGGCTCACCTCCGACCTCGCCGCGAGCCTGCGTACGAACGGCCTGTCGTTCAGGGCGCCCGATTGGGTCGCCGACCTGTCCGTCTCCCTCGCCGCGGGCTATTTCACCGCGATGGATGCCATCGACACCTGGCTGGGCCTCGTCCCCGGTGCCCGATCCCGGCCCGGCGGCGAGATCCGCTCCGCCGATCTCCCGGAGACCATCCCGAAACCCTGGCGGGACGTCTACGCCGCCTCGACCGTGCGGCATTCCTATGTCCTGGAGGAGGTGCTCTTCTCCATGATGGCGCACATGTCGTACGACCTTCCGCTGGCGCTGCGGGCCCTGGTCGCGCGCGGGGAGGTCCACCACCGCATCGCCGACTTCCACCGCATGAACGACCTGCTGGCCACCTCCATCGACGGGGTCCAGGAGCACATCGCCGCCCGCTACTGCCGTCGGCTCGATTCACTGGACCGCTTGTTCACCCGCGACGACGAACTCTTCACCAGCTACGGGATCCGGGTCGCCCGGGGGCTGGCCTGGTTCAACTGCGACAGGCTCCTGGATCCGGACGCGAGGGACGAGGCCATGGGCTCCATCAGCAGGTCCACGGCCGCGTTCATCGCCGAGTTCCGCTCCCCGGACGACTGGCGGCGCCGCCACGCCTTCCAGGTCCTGCGGGCACTGGTCCCCTCCCGTCGCCAGTGGCCGGCGCCGGGCACGCCCGTCGAGGCCCTCCGCTGAGCCTGTGGCTGAGGTGTTCATTCAGGGAGGTGCCGATCAGCTGTTAGAATGATCGCGTTGGCCTTCGGCGCCCCCATGGGCGTGTCCGGAGGCTTTTTTTATGCCATCTGACACGTCTTCACCCATCACGCCGCCCACCACCGGCTACCGCGCCCTGCTCCGCAACCGCGAGTTCGCCGGCCTGTATGCCAGCTTCACTCTGACCACCGCCGCGACCACCCTGTCGGGCTTCGCCCTCGGCATACTGGTCGACCACCAGACGGGGTCGCCGTTCCTGACGGCCGTCAGCATGTACGGCGCCACGTTCGCGACGGTGCTCGGCGCACTGACGCTGATGTCGGTCGCGGACGGGGGCCGCCCCCGCCGGACGCTCGTCGCGCTCCAGTGCGTCTCGCTGGCGGGTGTCGCCGCCCAGGCGATTCCAGGGCTGCCGCTGGCTGCCCGATTCGGTCTGCTCCTGGTGCTGGGGTTCTTCCAGTCTCTCGGGACCGGAACACGGATGGGGCTGCTCGCCGAGGTCGCGCCGGCCTCCACGTACGCGCTCGCACGTTCACTGATGAACATCACCTCGGGCGGCATGGCGATCCTCGGCTACGCCATCGGTGCCCTACTGCTCCGGTGCCTGAGCCCGCAAGGGGTCTTCGTCATAGCCGCTGCCCTGACCGGGCTCGCACTCGTGGTCGTGGCGACAACCGTCCGGGAACACTCGATCCGTCTGACCCGCCGCCCCGGACTGCGCCAGACCTGGACCACCAACGTCGCGCTCTTCTCCCGCTCCGGCCAGCGGGCGCTGCTGCTGAACCTGTGGGTCCCCAACGGCCTGCTCGTCGGGTGCGAGGCCCTGTTCATCTCCTACTCCCCACACCACGCCGGCACCCTCCTGGCCGCCGGATCGGCCGGCATGCTCATCGGAGACCTTGTCGTCGGGCGGCTGCTCACCGCCGACCAGCGGCGCCGCTGCGCGTTCGCGCTGCGGCTGCTGCTGGCCGTCCCGTACCTGCTGCTCGCCGCCCACCCGTCCACACCGGTGGTGACGGCCGCGGTGTTCGTGGCCAGCATCGGGTTCGCCGCCACCCTGCCGCTCCAGGAACAGCTCCTCGCGTCGACCCCCGACCCGGTCCGGGGCCAGGTGCAGGGCGTCGAGTCCGCCGGCCGCATGACGTGGCAGGGCATCGGAGCCGCGATCGCCGGCGGCGTCGCGCAACACTTCACCCCTGGCACCGCGATCACCGCTCTGGCCGCGGTCTCCGTCGCCGTCACCGTCTTCTCCCGACCCTTCGTGGTGCGCGCCCGTGCGGCCCACCCCACCTGGATGCGATGACAGGACACAGTCCGGCGCTCCGGC from Streptomyces sp. NBC_00190 harbors:
- a CDS encoding lamin tail domain-containing protein — protein: MSASLATRRALAALLAAGGLIGAAALPAAADDHGRDHRNSRSSIVIGDVQYESPGRNDRSNRALNGEWVEVKNTGRNSVNLRGFTLSDRDGNRYRFNDFRLDGRSSVRVHTGQGRDTRHDVYQDRRHQVWDERDTATLRDNRGNVIDSESWGRRGHQHRG
- a CDS encoding SpoIIE family protein phosphatase, whose product is MPGMTFGETAEREDLLSAAAVEAVERTSAYAGSVFLRSRDRRSVVLAAACGVPPSLLGGWRLIPVSSPIPVAVAYSAGRTVHLADAEETMRRYPQVALALPYAFGSCSVPVSAGGEAFGTLAIVWAASPGREGLSKAERRRVRTIARRLGDSLAALRARTGDPVECDPDTVPVEVPAPSPSAVRVGFFDWDLAAGTVAMDDQGCAIFGLDPRAFDGRAETLGSLLYPGDLAVFRAYARTAAAEGQPVARRLRVRVDTDGGGKHRTVELWGRTPEAEDGRARAQLVGAVVDARAGQLALSAIERLTDGLFSLAPDGQVTYANRSALHLLDVRRDALLGRCLWDALPWLADPDIEYRHRSAMISQAPASFLACPSPDRCLAFSLHPAPDGVTGRVVPVGQAPPDSTPSAPPVLAAPATAPARMGVMYHVLQLGSALTEAVTAREVCEVVSDQLLPAFGGQRLAIYVVREETLHLLFHTGHDKGFLDWLEGVPLHAHLPGTETLTSGAPLFIESQQELARNYPDIPTGGVSSWAYLPLIASSHPVGTCILGFDEIHRFTEKDRGVLTALAGLIAQALERARLYDSEFTLARGLQQALLPHRLPVLPGIRTVMRYLPGTRGMEIGGDWYDVIPTDSGVCLVIGDVEGHSIAAAATMAQLRSAVRAFAAVGHAPGDVMAGANRTLIDLDPGLLASCCVIHLEPRSHQAHAVTAGHPPPLLRHPDGTTDVLDLGIGPILGVERASAYPETRIEVPPGSVLALYTDGLVEEPAADIDVGIDRLRASLAHARADSLDELADRLLHNARGSAYRADDIALLLIETATDQHAAQDERHAPALTFRTRSQQ
- a CDS encoding DUF5995 family protein — its product is MTGDAAAAAAAAAAAEKVAGVARELAARVTRYDAQRDHRAVFAYTYFRLTSDLAASLRTNGLSFRAPDWVADLSVSLAAGYFTAMDAIDTWLGLVPGARSRPGGEIRSADLPETIPKPWRDVYAASTVRHSYVLEEVLFSMMAHMSYDLPLALRALVARGEVHHRIADFHRMNDLLATSIDGVQEHIAARYCRRLDSLDRLFTRDDELFTSYGIRVARGLAWFNCDRLLDPDARDEAMGSISRSTAAFIAEFRSPDDWRRRHAFQVLRALVPSRRQWPAPGTPVEALR
- a CDS encoding MFS transporter, which codes for MPSDTSSPITPPTTGYRALLRNREFAGLYASFTLTTAATTLSGFALGILVDHQTGSPFLTAVSMYGATFATVLGALTLMSVADGGRPRRTLVALQCVSLAGVAAQAIPGLPLAARFGLLLVLGFFQSLGTGTRMGLLAEVAPASTYALARSLMNITSGGMAILGYAIGALLLRCLSPQGVFVIAAALTGLALVVVATTVREHSIRLTRRPGLRQTWTTNVALFSRSGQRALLLNLWVPNGLLVGCEALFISYSPHHAGTLLAAGSAGMLIGDLVVGRLLTADQRRRCAFALRLLLAVPYLLLAAHPSTPVVTAAVFVASIGFAATLPLQEQLLASTPDPVRGQVQGVESAGRMTWQGIGAAIAGGVAQHFTPGTAITALAAVSVAVTVFSRPFVVRARAAHPTWMR